A region of Bicyclus anynana chromosome 17, ilBicAnyn1.1, whole genome shotgun sequence DNA encodes the following proteins:
- the LOC112049298 gene encoding regulator of nonsense transcripts 3B-like, giving the protein MSYTPSFYDRGNFTFQRNMQNFQNIPPNFPLVPPPPPPVTPFLLTPELSDQEYIKKFENRIPVTVKKKINKFNISELHNKLHTLVLSLNDIKNQECMLSNNINTLSEEEWNSALNNIKENRDVIESVTAQLSSSYLDMSRKLVAKRTAKRLRLKRLKEERKREKQEQIKELEERSRKIDENLQKIKDDIQRVKQEEEAKIQADILLKEVIKKKQDAKKSIAKLEALVKLRRARQNTARGRGQEVSDAEATYFQNSIERIKKLWEIKLLAYEKEEAESRAQMEQTNKQKDSSTLVEKEVKRNLLKWRKALFGGDLYPQVDFKGDMATFIDVRSHWDRYIDGSEGSTPLPMGWVVPSSKTVTT; this is encoded by the exons atGTCTTATACGCCTAGCTTTTATGACAGAGGCAATTTTACATTCCAAAGAAACATGcaaaactttcaaaatattcCCCCAAATTTTCCATTAGTGCCGCCCCCTCCGCCTCCTGTTACTCCCTTTTTGTTGACCCCAGAATTATCAGATCAGGAGTACATTAAGAAGTTTGAGAATCGCATCCCTGTTACTGTAAAGAAAAAGATCAATAAGTTTAACATATCAGAACTTCACAATAAATTGCATACACTAGTTCTATCATTGAATgatataaaaaatcaagaatGCATGTTGTCCAACAACATAAACACATTGTCTGAAGAAGAGTGGAATAGTGCGCTCAATAACATAAAAGAGAACAGAGATGTTATTGAAAGTGTGACGGCACAATTAAGCAGTTCGTACCTAGATATGAGCAGAAAACTAGTTGCTAAGAGGACAGCTAAGAGATTGAGATTGAAAAGGCTTAAGGAAGAGAGAAAGAGGGAGAAGCAGGAACAAATAAAAGAGTTGGAAGAGAGATCACGCAAAATAGATGAGAATTTGCAGAAGATAAAGGATGATATTCAGAGAGTTAAACAG GAGGAGGAAGCCAAGATCCAAGCTGATATTCTATTGAAAgaggtaataaagaagaaaCAGGATGCCAAGAAGAGTATAGCAAAGTTAGAAGCACTTGTAAAGTTGAGAAGAGCACGTCAGAACACTGCTAGAGGTAGAGGGCAGGAGGTATCTGACGCTGAGGCAACTTACTTTCAAAATAGCATAG aacgAATTAAAAAGCTATGGGAAATCAAACTGTTGGCATATGAGAAAGAGGAAGCTGAGTCACGAGCTCAAATggaacagacaaacaaacagaaagacagctCTACTCTTGTGGAGAAGGAAGTCAAACGTAACTTGCTGAAGTGGAGGAAGGCACTGTTCGGTGGAGATTTGTACCCTCAGGTGGACTTCAAGGGGGATATGGCGACGTTTATTGATGTTAG ATCACATTGGGACCGCTACATAGATGGCAGTGAGGGTTCAACCCCTCTACCCATGGGGTGGGTCGTACCCAGCTCGAAAACAGTCACGACTTAA